The stretch of DNA AGCGACATGGGAGAACTCCCGATGTAAAGAGATGTGGCGGAACACAGTGCCTGAAAACAAACAACAGGATATCCAGACCGTGGTGAATGCCGCTTCAATGATTGAGACGGATCATATCACCGCGGATTGAACACAGTTCAAACACAGATTTGGAACCGCGACCCGGCAGACTTCCCCACCGACTGCTTGCAGTCAGGGTCGGCAAGGTAGGCCGAACACGGCATGATCGTAACATCGAGCGCTGACGCGACGAACCATCAAATTTGTCAGCAAGTTGTACGAGAAATGAATGATTGAAAAGCAAGTCATCTAGAAATGACTTCGTGACATTAACGATACAAAGTTTTTCTCAGTGTTCAATCTGTGTTTTCTGTGCGGCCAAGAATTCCGTAGAATTCCCCCTCATGAAAAGCGGGAAAAAACAGCCTCACTTTGCTGCCGGTTCCGGGAATTTGGGTTCGCGGTTGAAGCGTATATCGCGGGGGCCGAGAATTTTCATATAGAACTGATGCGCCCCGCCTTCGTTGACGATCTTCGCCAAGATCGGATTCCAACCTTGTTTGAGGCGAATGCTGACTTTGTCCTGATCGGGGCGTGCCGTGCGGCCGGCCGTTTGCTTGTGGACCAATTCCCCGTTGAGCCAAACGCGGCACTGGTCATTCGATCCAATCGAGAGAACCGCATCTTGATCCATCGGGGAATGCACATAGGTCAACGCATAGGCCGAGACGTCTGCCTGCTCACCAAAGATAGCGCCCAAATCCAACAGGCCGCTGGCCGAGACAAGTGTCGATTTCCATTGGAGCGGTTTGCCTTCGGCATCGTTCACCGGTTGCTGGGGATCGGGATTTTGCTCCGGCGGATAGGCCGTTTCCAATTCGCCCGGATACAACCCGGCGACCCACCAATGAAAATTGCGTGTCCGCAATGTTTCTTGGGCGTCACGATCCTTAAGAAATGCGACGAGGTCGATGAATTCTTGGTAGTTCAGCAGCGCGATCACGTTGTCCGGCATCAAGCTTTTTTCATCCGGCTCGAGAAACTCGATGTCAGTCTTGGCGATGCGCGTCTCCTTGCCCTGTGCATCGCGGATCACGACTTCTTGGTCATTGTCCAGCACTTTTAACCCGGTATGCACACGGCCTTGTGCTGTTTCGACGATGAACTTTTGATAGCCCTCTTTGATTTCCTTGGAGGGGTCGATCATCGATTCCAAAATTTTGGGGATCGAGTGCGTTTCCCAGATTTTTGTCAGGTCAGGCCCGGTGTTCCCGCCGACCCCTTCCAACGTGTGGCAACCGACGCAACTGACCTTATTTTTGTCTAAAAATACTCCCATACCGTTTTGCGGGCGGCCGACAGTGGCCACCATTTCTTCGACGCGTTTGACCTCCTGGGGATCCAACGACAACGCCAACCCGCCGGCAAGCACGCGTTTGAGGACGGCGGCAACTTGCGGGTCCTTGTCCGCATGTTTGCGGAGTGCTTCGGAGACCACCGGCAACAAACTGACCGGCAGACGGCGGTCCGCATACAGCGTGCCGGCAAACTTGGCCCGTTCCGGGGTACTTCCCAACACACGAATCGCGGCCGCTTGATAGGCCACATCTTTGGTGGTGGCAATCGTTTCACTGGAGACCGCCAAAGCGCGGCGGAAATCGACCTCGGTGAGTGCCTCTAATGCATCAGCGCGAAGCGGACCTTCTTTTTCGGTCCATTCCACCAGCAGGCCGATGGTTTCATTGGCGCGCAGCGCGCCGAAGGTTTTCAGGATTTCTCGTTTTTCTTCTAGTGTTGTTTGTTCAGACTTCAAATTGGCCGCCAGCGCATCGATGGCGGCGATTAGTCCCAGATCACGAATGCTTTGCATCACCGTCAGCCGCACGTCTGCTTCGTCGGAGTTGATTAACTTGAGAATCATCGCCTGCAACCGCTCCGGCGCGACTCCCCCCACTAGCGACACCGCATTGAGGCCCGCTAGCGTTTCGTCGACGGCGGCCGCTGGATGTTGTTCCAACCAGTTGGCGACCGCATCGCCGGTGATGGGCGGATTGAGTTGATAGTTGCGGTAGGATGCGAACAGGCGGATGCGTTGCTCACTCGTCAGTTTATCGGAGTGTTCTATGGCGACGGCCAACTCATGGGCTGCCTCGCGAGTCCGTAATGCTTCGAACACGCGAACGGCCGTTTCTCGTGCCGCTGGATCATCGGACTGCAGCCAACTGGTGAACTTTGAAATCCCCGCTCGCCCGGTATGCTCCAACGCGCGGATCAATCCGTCACGGTAATAGACATCGTTTGCGTCCTCGTGATACAAAGCGTTGGCAATCAACGGGGCGACGCGGGCCCCGTAGATTTTGGCCAGCGCCAGTGCCGTTTGACGTTTGACCGCCAAATCGGTCTCGGTACGGAATTGTAATTCCAACCCCCGGGAGACGGTCGTATCGGCCGGCAAATACCCGAATTGCGGCGTTTTTCCCTCCGGGGCATAGCGCAAGTGATTGCCCAATCCGTCAGCCGCCAACCGGCGGATGTTTGCATCTTTATTCTGCAGCGCCATCACCAGCGCGGTTTGTACGCTCGCGTTCCAGAATCGCTGCATGCCACCCAACGCGTGCAGTTTGGCATGGATCGGTGCTTTTTCGTCGGCAAGAATTTTCAAAAACGTCGCACGGTGTTTTTTGCCGCGTTTGACAAGTTCGTCCGTTGCGCGGCTGCGTTGTTCGAAGTCGCCGTTTTTGAGAATTTCGACCAACTGCGCATCATCGGCCGTTGCCAGCTTGGCCCAACTGTCGGCTGGCTGAAGTGGAATAGCCGGCATCTCGTCGGTGCCGGACCAACTCAGCCGATACAACCGCCCATGCACGCCGTCTCCCCACAATTTGCCCGCACCGCCGGAGTCGGTCCGCCAGTCGAGCACATAAATGGCGCCATCGGGTCCCATCGCTGCTTGGCAGGGCCGGAAATAATCGTCGTCCGACTGCATCAGCGTGAATTCTTTTGTAATGCGGAACGTCGCACCCTGTGGTTCGACGAAATACCCACGCACCGATTTGCGATAGACATCGGGATAAATGAATACGCCGCGAAACTCTTCAGGAAATGCCGTGCCGGTGTAATGCAACAGCCCCGCCGGCGCGCCGCGACCGGTTTTGATCATCGAAGGCAACTTGCCGGGTAACTCGCCATTAACGGCTCCACGTTGAAAGTCGCTGCGACAACATTCGACTTCGGGAAACAACCGCCATCCGTAATCGGCCCCTTCCACCACATGCATGATGCGGACGCCCATGAACTTTGACCCGTCCTCCTGGTCGTTGTCGACATGGAACATGTTGAAGTTTTCATCGAAGACCACGTCGCGATAAGGATTGCGAAATCCGCGGGCAAATTCCGTCAACTGCCGTCCATCCGGTGTGCTGCGGACAACCACGCCGCACCGCATGACATCGACGCGTGTGCCGTCGACCCCTTCGCCGCGATTGTCGTTGTCGCCGGAGGTGACATACATTCCCCCGTCATGGCCAAACGTTACGCCCGAGATTTGATGATGGTGAAATCCGCAAAACCCACGGAGGACTTCTTCTTGCAGATCAAACGGCCCGTCTGCTTTGGATTGCTTGCGACGAATCACGTGCCCCACCGACGGCAGATACGTCCAGCCATCATGAAAGGCCACCGACGAAGACAATTCGAGGTCATCCAAAACCACCTGCGCTGCATCGTACTTGCCGTCGCCGGTTGTGTCTTTAAGCGTTTTCAAGACATCGGGCACATCCTTAGTCATCCGCAAAATGCTCAGTTGCGTGCCATCCTGGAGGGTCACATCGTAGTAAGTTTGCTCGGCGGACTTGCCTTTGACCCATTCCAGGATGTAGAGCGTGCCGTCCGGGCCGAATCGCATGCCGACCGGATTGACGATTTCCGGTTCGGTCGCCACGATCTCGACTTTGATGCCTGCTGGCGTATGATAGCCGGCCAATTCGGGATTCAATGTCCCTTGATCAATCATCTTGACCCACCCCGGCGCCGGTTTGGGCGGGGCTTGGACATTGTTGTAGTCAAATTCTGGTTCTTGAGCGGTCGCGGCTATGCACGTCAGAAACTGTGTGGCAATAATAAAAAATAAGCAGGTCGCGTAGCGAATAATCACGGGTCGGTCATCTCCTCATTGGTTTCAATGCAGCTGGTCGCGATCGTTAGAACCGTTGATCGCAACCTATTCAGGTTACGTATTTCGCCGCATCGACGCAACAAGACCGCCGTGACAGCGACTCACTCGGTGGTGAGTTTCGCTTAGCATTCGGCGAATTCGCTGGCGGCGGCGGGGCTGGTTTTGCTACCTTGATAATCTCCAGCTGCGATCCCCTTAGAACTGCTGTCCCGTGCGAAAGACCGTGAAGATGCCCGCTGCCTCCCCCAAAGCTGCTGCCGAACAACCCTCCCCGCGGCTGATGTCGCTCGATGCCCTGCGCGGTTTCGACATGTTTTGGATCATCGGCGGCGCGGGATTTGTCGAAGCCGTTGCCGCTGCCATGAAACCTGAATGGGGCGAAAAGGTAGCATTCCTCACGGAACATCCCGAGTGGAATGGGTATACCGCCTACGATCAGATCTTTCCGTTGTTCATGTTCATCGTCGGCGTCGCCATGCCCTTTTCGTTGCTACGGCAACGAGATGCGGGGATACCCCCATCCAAACTGTATGCCCGCGTGATTCGCCGTGGGCTGTTGCTGGTACTGTTCGGCGCAATTTTCAACGGCATGCTGCTGCTCGACTTTGAAAATCAACGCTATGCCAGCGTGCTGGGGCGCATTGGGCTGAGCTACATGTTCGCCGCATTCATTGCCCTGAACACCAATATTCGCGGCCAGGTGATTTGGATCGTTGGCATTTTGATCGGCTATTGGGCAGCGATGCGATTTATTCCCGTGCCTGGATTTGGTGCCGGAGACTGGACACCGGGGCACACTTTGAGCGGATACATCGATCAGAAGATCATGCCGGGCGTACTCTACAAAGAGGTCCGCGATCCGGAAGGTTTGTTCTCCACGATTCCGGCCATTGCCACCGTGCTCACTGGGGTCTTGGCGGGACATTGGTTGAAGTTGAGCAAAAAGGAAGGCGAACAAAAAACGATCACACTCTTCGCCGCCGGAGTCGCCTGTGTCGCCTTGGCTCGATTGTGGAACCCTTGGTTTCCAATCAACAAAAACTTGTGGACTAGTTCGTTCGTGTTATACACGACCGGTTGGAGTTGTATTGCTTTGTCGATTTCATATCTGTTCGTCGATGTTTGGGGCTGGAAAAAGTTGGCGTTTCCCTTCATCGTGATCGGCATGAACGCGATTACGATTTATATGGTCCGCGAATTCGTCGACTTCCCCGCCATCTTTGAGTTGCTCTTCCAGCGAGGCCAACACAAAATCCACCCCGCCATTTGGGCCGGCGGCGAAATCTTTCTGGTCTGGTTGTTTTTGTATGTGCTCTACCGCAACAAGATTTTCTTGCGATTGTAATACGCGGCAATCGCCAACAGACATTACGCTGAAGGCATAATTCACCATAGCCTGGGGTTGCGAACGAAGTGAGCGGACCCCAGGTTGGCAATGGGATATTGCGACACAACCCTGAAAGGGTTGTTCACGCGCCCATCACCGGCATCGTTAGCCCCATGATTGATAAACCCTTTCAGGGTTTGTTTGACGTCGGCTTTCATTCCCAGGACGGCGCGGCTTTGCCGCTTACCCTGGGCTAACATGTCAAACCCCTTCGGGGTTTTTGTGTTGTGACGCTCGAAATGATTTTCCGCCCGTTTCGGAAATATGACCGCCAATTACGACGACAAGTCGTCGGTTTGGGATTTTTTATTTATGGCGTTCGCCGCGGATGTAGACGGCTTCGATGCTGCCGGGGAAGGTGACTCCTTCGAAGGGAGACCAGCCGCATTTAGTTTTGAGGTTCTCGCGGCGGATGGTTGTCGGGCGGGCGAGATTTAACACCGTCAAGGACGCGACATATCCCGGCTCGATGCGGCCGAATTTTAACGGTGCTGTATAAGGATTCACGAATCGTCCCGGGTTCTCCGCACAAAACGCGGCGACTTGCCGGGCGGTGAAACCTTGCTCGGCCATCAGCCAGGTGACGAATTCGCCGTAGGTATCCAAGTGCGGCTGCCCGGAAATGCCGGCGGCGTTTTCTTCCAGCGTGTGTGGTGCGTGATCGGTGGCCAGATAATCCAGCGTCCCGTCGTGGAGTGCTGCGAGCATCGCCTTGCGGTCGGCGATGTCTCGCAAGGGGGGATTCATTTGCATCCATCCGCGGTTTTCATCGGTGAGATCGGACACATCGTAATACAAATGGTGCGGCGTGACTTCGCACGTCACGTCCAGCCCCTTAGCGCGCGCTGCGCGAATCAACGGCAGCCCTTCGCCCACGGAATAATGGCACAGCTTGCCGCGCAGCTCGTACTTTTCAATCATCTGCAGCGCAAACCGCGTCGCTGAAAGTTCACACTCCGCCGGTCGTCGTTGTTCATGTGTCGCGGCTGACTTGTGCTGTTCGAGCAGTTCGGGATCCTCGCAATGAAAACTCACGCACTGCCCACGATAATGCGCGAGGGTCTCATCCAAATCCGCTAACGTCGAGAAAAACAAATCCCCCACACTCGGCCCCATGTAGGCCTTGTACGGCACAGCAAACGACAGCGGCCGCGTCCCGGGCCCGATTCCTGCGTAGAGCGTGACTTGTATCGGCACATTGCGCGCCGCCAGATGCTGCTGCTTCGCCCGATATGAAGCATCATCAATCGGCGCGACCGGATTGTTGGGCATATCGGCGACTTGCACGACCCCGCCGTTCACTGCCGCGGCCGCGGCGGTGCGGAAATCCTCTTTATAGGTTTGCGTCTCACTCTGATCATCGCGGGCGTGAATATGAATGTCCCCCATCCCGGCGAAGACATAACAGTCCTCACCGAATTCCACATCCGGCGACCCGAGTTGCTCGCCAACTTCGACAATCGTGCCGCCTTCAAGTCGGATTTGCCCGGTCCATTCCCGTTCGGGATTCACAAAACGACCGGCGATGATGGTAGATGACATACTGGTGGACCTTTAAGCCGAAAAACTATTGACTTGGTTGTGCGGTAAGCGGCGTTTGGATTGGGTTTGAATAAGAACCACGAAAGGCACGAAATACACGAAAAAAGAAAGGGGGTGATTTCTACAACTGGTATCAAAACCCTCTGACGCGTCGCACACGCACTTGTGTTCTAGATTCTCGAACAGGCGCAACCGGGTTTTGAAACTGGTTCGAGTCTTCTTTTTTTATCGTTTTCGTGTCTTTCGTTTTTTTCGTGGTTCCTCTTTTATTTTTTGTAGCGAAGCTGCCAGACGCTCAACCGTGGTGCGTTCACTCTGTTGGAAGTTCAAGAACTTGTCCGCGTTTCAGTAATTCTTTTTGCAGTTTTTCTGCGGAGACATCCTGCACGGTTAGTCCTTCGTCGATCGCCATCACCGCTGCTGTGGCGGTGGACTGGCCGAGGATCATGAAGACTGGTTCCATGCGAATGGAGCCGAAGGCGATGTGCGAACTGGAGACGCAGACCGGGACCAACAAATTGTCGCATTGGCCCCGTTTGGGGACCAGCGCGCGATAGGCGATTTGGTACGGCCCGCGAGTGGAGCGGCCGATGTCCCCTTCGTTTTGCACATGTCCGTCGGGTGTGACGTACCGCTGCACGTTGTGCGAATCCATGCCGTACGACCCCATGCCGACCGAATCGGGGATCGGTGGTTTGTTGAGCAGTTCATTTTCGGTAATCACAAAGTCGCCCACCATGCGACGGGCTTCGCGGACATAGATTTGGTGCGGCCAATGACCGTTGTCGACGAATTCGTCTTCTGCCAATCCCCATTGTTGCATCTCCTGTTGCACCTCTTTGGGGATGCGGGGATCGTGGGCGATGAAATACAGCCACCCTTTTTGGTAGGTTTCATGCTCGGCGATAATTTCGCGGCGTCGCTCATATGAGGCTTCCGGATAGTCGTAGTTGTAACCGATGTTGTCGGTGCTCATCGGGCCGTGATTGTTGGTGTCGGTTTTGTGGTTGGGGATGGGGTCGAATTTGTTAAACGTCTCACGCCAACCCGCATTAAAAATCCGCACGAGTAGTTCGTACTGCGCCGGGTCGTAGCCTTCCGGTTTGGGGAACGGCACACGGTTCTCAGGATCGTCCGTCAGGCACATGCGGAAGCAGTATGCTTGAATCTTTTTGTCTGCTGCCCCATATTCCCCCGGCGGCTCCGCACTGATCCGCGGGAGCAATCCACTCTGCGGATCGCCGGGCGTGCGGTATGGGCTGATTGGCGTTTTCAC from Symmachiella dynata encodes:
- a CDS encoding PVC-type heme-binding CxxCH protein, with the translated sequence MIIRYATCLFFIIATQFLTCIAATAQEPEFDYNNVQAPPKPAPGWVKMIDQGTLNPELAGYHTPAGIKVEIVATEPEIVNPVGMRFGPDGTLYILEWVKGKSAEQTYYDVTLQDGTQLSILRMTKDVPDVLKTLKDTTGDGKYDAAQVVLDDLELSSSVAFHDGWTYLPSVGHVIRRKQSKADGPFDLQEEVLRGFCGFHHHQISGVTFGHDGGMYVTSGDNDNRGEGVDGTRVDVMRCGVVVRSTPDGRQLTEFARGFRNPYRDVVFDENFNMFHVDNDQEDGSKFMGVRIMHVVEGADYGWRLFPEVECCRSDFQRGAVNGELPGKLPSMIKTGRGAPAGLLHYTGTAFPEEFRGVFIYPDVYRKSVRGYFVEPQGATFRITKEFTLMQSDDDYFRPCQAAMGPDGAIYVLDWRTDSGGAGKLWGDGVHGRLYRLSWSGTDEMPAIPLQPADSWAKLATADDAQLVEILKNGDFEQRSRATDELVKRGKKHRATFLKILADEKAPIHAKLHALGGMQRFWNASVQTALVMALQNKDANIRRLAADGLGNHLRYAPEGKTPQFGYLPADTTVSRGLELQFRTETDLAVKRQTALALAKIYGARVAPLIANALYHEDANDVYYRDGLIRALEHTGRAGISKFTSWLQSDDPAARETAVRVFEALRTREAAHELAVAIEHSDKLTSEQRIRLFASYRNYQLNPPITGDAVANWLEQHPAAAVDETLAGLNAVSLVGGVAPERLQAMILKLINSDEADVRLTVMQSIRDLGLIAAIDALAANLKSEQTTLEEKREILKTFGALRANETIGLLVEWTEKEGPLRADALEALTEVDFRRALAVSSETIATTKDVAYQAAAIRVLGSTPERAKFAGTLYADRRLPVSLLPVVSEALRKHADKDPQVAAVLKRVLAGGLALSLDPQEVKRVEEMVATVGRPQNGMGVFLDKNKVSCVGCHTLEGVGGNTGPDLTKIWETHSIPKILESMIDPSKEIKEGYQKFIVETAQGRVHTGLKVLDNDQEVVIRDAQGKETRIAKTDIEFLEPDEKSLMPDNVIALLNYQEFIDLVAFLKDRDAQETLRTRNFHWWVAGLYPGELETAYPPEQNPDPQQPVNDAEGKPLQWKSTLVSASGLLDLGAIFGEQADVSAYALTYVHSPMDQDAVLSIGSNDQCRVWLNGELVHKQTAGRTARPDQDKVSIRLKQGWNPILAKIVNEGGAHQFYMKILGPRDIRFNREPKFPEPAAK
- a CDS encoding acyltransferase family protein, whose translation is MPAASPKAAAEQPSPRLMSLDALRGFDMFWIIGGAGFVEAVAAAMKPEWGEKVAFLTEHPEWNGYTAYDQIFPLFMFIVGVAMPFSLLRQRDAGIPPSKLYARVIRRGLLLVLFGAIFNGMLLLDFENQRYASVLGRIGLSYMFAAFIALNTNIRGQVIWIVGILIGYWAAMRFIPVPGFGAGDWTPGHTLSGYIDQKIMPGVLYKEVRDPEGLFSTIPAIATVLTGVLAGHWLKLSKKEGEQKTITLFAAGVACVALARLWNPWFPINKNLWTSSFVLYTTGWSCIALSISYLFVDVWGWKKLAFPFIVIGMNAITIYMVREFVDFPAIFELLFQRGQHKIHPAIWAGGEIFLVWLFLYVLYRNKIFLRL
- a CDS encoding amidohydrolase family protein, producing the protein MSSTIIAGRFVNPEREWTGQIRLEGGTIVEVGEQLGSPDVEFGEDCYVFAGMGDIHIHARDDQSETQTYKEDFRTAAAAAVNGGVVQVADMPNNPVAPIDDASYRAKQQHLAARNVPIQVTLYAGIGPGTRPLSFAVPYKAYMGPSVGDLFFSTLADLDETLAHYRGQCVSFHCEDPELLEQHKSAATHEQRRPAECELSATRFALQMIEKYELRGKLCHYSVGEGLPLIRAARAKGLDVTCEVTPHHLYYDVSDLTDENRGWMQMNPPLRDIADRKAMLAALHDGTLDYLATDHAPHTLEENAAGISGQPHLDTYGEFVTWLMAEQGFTARQVAAFCAENPGRFVNPYTAPLKFGRIEPGYVASLTVLNLARPTTIRRENLKTKCGWSPFEGVTFPGSIEAVYIRGERHK
- a CDS encoding FAD-dependent oxidoreductase, whose protein sequence is MGLTTTALPAAEFDVVIYGGTSAAVTAAVEAKQSGKSVVMVSPDKHLGGLSSGGLGWTDTGNKAVIGGLARDFYHRVWKHYQTPEAWKWQPREEYGGRGQGTPAIDGAQRTMWIFEPHVAESVFEDLIREHEIPVHRDEWLDREKGVKKEGAKITSITTLSGKTYSGQMFIDATYEGDLMAAAGVEYTIGREAKSQYGEQWNGVQTGVLHHKHHFGAVKTPISPYRTPGDPQSGLLPRISAEPPGEYGAADKKIQAYCFRMCLTDDPENRVPFPKPEGYDPAQYELLVRIFNAGWRETFNKFDPIPNHKTDTNNHGPMSTDNIGYNYDYPEASYERRREIIAEHETYQKGWLYFIAHDPRIPKEVQQEMQQWGLAEDEFVDNGHWPHQIYVREARRMVGDFVITENELLNKPPIPDSVGMGSYGMDSHNVQRYVTPDGHVQNEGDIGRSTRGPYQIAYRALVPKRGQCDNLLVPVCVSSSHIAFGSIRMEPVFMILGQSTATAAVMAIDEGLTVQDVSAEKLQKELLKRGQVLELPTE